Proteins encoded within one genomic window of Tidjanibacter massiliensis:
- a CDS encoding DUF4924 family protein — MYIAQAKRKENIAEYILYLWQLEDLLRALRFSPEAIWSQLVAPQIPGDEERQNNLLMWYMDVGSLLREEGKEKTGHLDHTLHLIGDLNNLHEQLLQAPAGEHYRELYARLQPELPRLRQLIGRQEISDTELAFRTLYAAMLYRMKGDKTKESSISDVIELVSPVIGELARIFHLAEIGELDIWERDNG, encoded by the coding sequence ATGTACATAGCACAAGCGAAACGAAAGGAGAATATCGCGGAATATATCCTCTACCTGTGGCAGTTGGAAGACCTGCTCCGGGCGCTCCGGTTCAGTCCCGAAGCCATCTGGTCGCAACTCGTGGCCCCGCAGATACCCGGGGATGAGGAGAGACAGAACAACCTGCTCATGTGGTACATGGACGTGGGGTCGCTGCTACGCGAAGAGGGAAAGGAAAAGACGGGCCATCTCGACCACACCCTGCATCTCATAGGCGACCTGAACAATCTGCACGAACAGCTGCTCCAGGCTCCAGCCGGAGAGCATTACCGCGAACTGTACGCCCGTCTGCAGCCCGAACTGCCGCGTCTGCGGCAGCTCATCGGGCGGCAGGAGATATCCGATACGGAACTCGCTTTCCGGACGCTCTACGCCGCCATGCTCTACCGCATGAAGGGGGACAAGACAAAAGAGAGCTCAATCTCCGATGTGATTGAGCTCGTTTCGCCGGTAATAGGGGAACTGGCACGGATTTTTCATCTGGCCGAAATCGGCGAGTTGGATATTTGGGAAAGGGACAACGGCTGA